One genomic window of Solanum dulcamara chromosome 12, daSolDulc1.2, whole genome shotgun sequence includes the following:
- the LOC129876173 gene encoding cytochrome P450 98A2-like yields MALFLILISITLIFLAHKLYHRLRFKLPPGPRPLPVVGNLYDIKPVRFRCFADWAKIYGPIFSVYFGSQLNVVVTTAELAKQVLKENDQNLTDRFRTRAANNLSRNGMDLIWADYGPHYVKVRKLCNLELFTPKRLESLRPIREDEVTAMVENIFNDCTKPDNTGKSLLMREYLGSVAFNNITRLTFGKRFMNSAGEIDEQGQEFKGIVSNGIKIGGKLPLAEYVPWLRWFFSMENEALVKHSERRDRLTRIIMDEHTLARKKTGDTKQHFVDALLTLQKQYDLSDDTVIGLLWDMITAGMDTTTITVEWAMAELVRNPRVQQKAQEELDRVIGSNRIMSETDFSKLPYLQCVAKEALRLHPPTPLMLPHKASASIKIGGYDIPKGAIVHVNVWAVARDPAVWKDPLEFRPERFLEEDVDMKGHDYRLLPFGAGRRVCPGAQLAINLVTSMLGHLLHHFTWSPPPGVSPEDIDLTESPGTVTYMKNPIQAIPTPRLPAHLYKRVPVDM; encoded by the exons ATGGCTCTATTTTTAATTCTAATTTCCATAACCCTAATTTTCCTAGCTCATAAACTCTACCACCGTCTCCGATTCAAATTGCCACCAGGTCCACGGCCATTACCGGTGGTCGGAAACCTCTACGACATAAAACCGGTGAGATTCCGATGCTTCGCCGATTGGGCCAAAATTTACGGCCCAATTTTCTCAGTATACTTTGGTTCACAGCTAAACGTTGTGGTAACAACAGCTGAGTTAGCTAAACAAGTATTGAAAGAGAATGATCAGAATTTAACAGATCGATTTAGGACTAGGGCTGCTAATAATTTGAGCAGAAATGGGATGGATTTGATATGGGCCGATTATGGGCCTCATTATGTGAAAGTAAGGAAGCTTTGTAATCTTGAGCTTTTTACTCCAAAGAGACTTGAATCTCTTAGGCCCATTAGAGAAGATGAAGTTACTGCCATGgtggaaaatattttcaatgACTGTACTAAGCCTG ATAACACAGGCAAAAGCCTGTTGATGAGAGAGTACTTGGGATCAGTAGCATTCAACAACATTACAAGGTTAACATTTGGTAAAAGGTTCATGAACTCAGCAGGTGAGATTGATGAACAAGGCCAAGAATTCAAGGGCATTGTATCTAATGGCATCAAAATCGGTGGAAAACTTCCCTTGGCAGAGTACGTTCCATGGCTCCGTTGGTTTTTCTCAATGGAAAATGAGGCACTAGTGAAACACTCTGAACGTAGAGACCGGTTAACAAGAATTATCATGGACGAACACACTTTGGCTCGCAAGAAAACTGGTGATACTAAGCAGCATTTCGTCGATGCTTTGCTTACTCTTCAGAAGCAGTATGATCTTAGTGATGATACTGTTATTGGCCTCCTCTGG GATATGATTACAGCAGGAATGGACACAACAACCATAACAGTAGAATGGGCAATGGCAGAGCTAGTTAGGAACCCAAGGGTGCAACAAAAGGCTCAAGAGGAGCTTGACAGGGTAATCGGATCGAACCGGATCATGTCAGAAACCGATTTCTCAAAACTTCCTTACCTTCAATGTGTAGCCAAAGAGGCTCTAAGGTTGCACCCTCCAACTCCTTTAATGCTTCCACATAAGGCGAGTGCTAGTATCAAGATCGGCGGTTATGACATTCCTAAGGGAGCCATCGTGCACGTAAACGTTTGGGCTGTGGCTCGTGATCCAGCAGTGTGGAAGGACCCGTTGGAGTTTAGACCAGAACGCTTCCTTGAGGAAGACGTTGACATGAAGGGACACGACTATCGGCTACTACCATTTGGTGCAGGAAGGCGTGTTTGCCCTGGTGCACAACTTGCTATCAACTTGGTCACGTCTATGTTGGGTCATTTGTTGCATCATTTTACGTGGTCTCCTCCCCCAGGTGTTAGCCCGGAGGATATCGACTTGACAGAGAGCCCCGGAACAGTTACTTACATGAAAAATCCAATACAAGCTATTCCTACTCCAAGATTGCCAGCACACTTGTATAAACGTGTGCCAGTCGATATGTAA
- the LOC129877731 gene encoding 70 kDa peptidyl-prolyl isomerase-like: MKAFNYEKSNKMNFQTEIQELQERVIGKEGLRKKILQKGNSWKTPFHGDEIQVHYRVKLQDGEFFDSSYDRGKPFTFNLGQGEVIKGWDEGIATMKKSERAIFTIPPNLAYGEIGSPPLIPPNSTLIFEIELVSWNSIRDISGDGGILKKIIKEGEGWATPRDVDEVLVKYVASSADGKILSRSDDGVEFSLLEGYLYPAMKKSIKTMRKGEIVELTVKPAYYFGNSSFDGDGIGILQSNSNLIIYLELISWKSVVDVIGDNKVLKKLIKAGEGYDHPNEGSRAKVVYIGKLQDGTIFERKGSDEEPFEYVCLEGQLNESLDRAVMTMKKGEEAIVTISLDSVLYEIKLVDFNKVKPFWKMDTKEKLEACEKIKSEGNELFKDGKFQYASRKYEKASKFIQFNHSFNNDDKCRANTLRLSCYLNNAACKLKMGEHQEASKLCSKVIDYDPCNVKALFRRAQAYLRINELEKAEIDIKKALEVDPNNRDVKMMYKELKNKQKQYAQHEVEIFSTMLSRLA, encoded by the exons ATGAAGGCTTTTAATTATGAGAAAAGTAACAAAATGAATTTTCAAACTGAAATTCAAGAATTACAAGAGAGAGTAATTGGGAAAGAAGGCTTGAGAAAAAAGATTCTGCAAAAGGGTAATTCTTGGAAGACACCATTTCATGGTGATGAAATTCAAG TTCATTACAGAGTGAAACTTCAAGATGGGGAATTTTTTGATTCAAGCTATGATAGAGGAAAGCCTTTTACATTCAACCTAGGACAAG GTGAAGTTATTAAAGGATGGGATGAGGGAATTGCAACAATGAAAAAGAGTGAAAGAGCAATTTTTACAATTCCACCAAATTTGGCTTATGGAGAAATTGGTTCGCCCCCTCtaattcctccaaattcaaCACTCATTTTTGAAATAGAATTGGTTTCTTGGAATTCAATTAGAGATATAAGTGGAGATGGaggaatattgaagaaaataataaaagaaggtGAAGGATGGGCTACACCTAGAGATGTCGATGAAGTACTAG TGAAGTATGTAGCAAGCTCTGCAGATGGAAAAATTCTGTCAAGATCTGATGATGGTGTTGAGTTTTCTTTACTGGAAG GTTACCTATATCCAGCCATGAAGAAATCTATAAAGACAATGAGAAAAGGAGAAATAGTTGAGTTAACTGTGAAGCCAGCTT ATTATTTTggaaattcaagttttgatggTGATGGAATTGGAATATTGCAATCAAATtccaatttgataatttatctTGAGTTGATTTCATGGAAAAGTGTTGTTGATGTTATCGGAGATAACAAGGTTCTTAAGAAGTTAATTAAGGCTGGTGAAGGTTATGATCATCCTAATGAAGGATCCCGTGCAAAAG TGGTCTATATTGGAAAGCTACAAGATGGGACTATATTTGAAAGAAAAGGATCAGATGAAGAACCTTTTGAATATGTATGTTTAGAAG GGCAATTAAATGAAAGTTTAGATAGAGCTGTCATGACTatgaaaaaaggagaagaagccATAGTGACAATCAGCTTAGACTCTGTGCTTTATGAGATCAAATTGGTTGATTTCAAcaag GTGAAACCATTTTGGAAAATGGACACAAAAGAAAAACTTGAAGCATGTGAAAAAATTAAGAGTGAAGGAAATGAACTATTCAAAGATGGGAAGTTTCAATATGCCTCAAGGAAGTATGAGA AGGCCTCGAAATTCATCCAATTTAATCACTCATTCAACAACGATGATAAGTGTCGAGCAAATACTTTGCGATTATCGTGTTATTTGAACAATGCTGCTTGCAAGTTGAAGATGGGAGAGCATCAAGAAGCTTCAAAGCTATGTAGCAAG GTTATAGATTATGATCCTTGTAATGTCAAAGCTCTATTCAGAAGGGCTCAAGCATACCTAAGAATCAATGAACTGGAAAAGGCTGAAATTGATATTAAGAAAGCTCTTGAAGTTGATCCAAACAACAG AGATGTGAAAATGATGTACAAGGAACTCAAGAATAAGCAGAAGCAATATGCACAacatgaagttgaaatttttagCACCATGCTATCAAGGTTGGCCTAG